TTTTTTATCTGGCTACCAAGGCCACTAGTTGAAACTGTTTGACGACGTGGCGATATGGCTAGACCCTCGTTAAGAGCTAAAATTTTGATAGCTTTACTAACGTTAGTAAGATTATCGAGTGGCTCACCCATACCCATATAAACAACATTTATACGTCTTTCATAAGGTATCTTATTCTCTCTTTTTATCCATAAAATTTGTCCAACGATCTCGCCTGCAGTCAAATTTCTAACAAGCCCGCCCTTTGCTGTTAGACAAAAAGCACATCCCATCTTACAGCCAACCTGTGAGCTAACACAAACCGTATAACGAGCATGGCGACTGACCTTTCCATTCTCATCACTAATCTCCTCCTTCATCGGGAGTAAGACACTCTCTATCTTTAGCCCATCTTTTAGCTCAAAAAGATACTTAATCGAACCATCGCTACTTTGCTCAAATTTTACACATTTTAAAGGATCGATATAAAATTTTTCAGCTAGATCTTGACGCATATCTTTAGGCAAATTCAGCATTTGGCTAAAATCGGTTGCATTTTTCTTATATATCCACTCATAGATTTGTGTTGCTCTAAATGATGGAGAAACTAACTCTTTTAGCTCATCGATACTAAGATCAAGCAAATTTATCACATATTTTCCTTTATATATTTTGTTAGAATTTTCTTGGCCTCTGCGTGATTTTTTATAAAATCAGTATGTGCATTTTTATTACAAAAATTTGTCGCTATGAAAATTCCATAAGCCGGAATTTTAAAAATTTGAGCCGCTTTTAGAACAGAAAAAAACTCCATATTTTCTAAAAAATAACCCTTTTCAAACATCTTATGAGCCAAATTTTTGTCTGTAGTTATGAAATTTGATGAATTTGTTTTGATAGTTCCACGTGAAACTATAGAAGAAATTTCATACTCAATCGGTGAATAAGATCTATTTTCTACGCTAGAAATTTCAATATTTGCCCCAACCGAACTTTCATAAATTTGTAAAATTTCACCGTCTTTATAAAGACCTGCCGAGCCAACGAAAACTATTTTTTCTGGCATCTGGTATAAATTTCGTTCAGGATTTTTTGACAAATTTTGGCTTAGATTTTGCAGCTCTGGATTTGATGAGTTTGCAAATTTAGCCTCGATCTTTGCAAGATAGTGAGGATCAATGTTTTTTAAATTTATGCCCTTTTCTTCCGCTCCAATACATGCTCGTTTCTGCAAAAAATTTGTCAAATTTATCGCCATATCAACTAGCCCCACACCCATTGGCAAAGCAAAGTCAAAAATTTCATTTTTTCCTGCTGAGATAACTAACATCAAAGCCTAACCTCAACGCCATTTGTCTTGAGATACTCTTTTAGCTTTTTTATCTCGATTTCGCCAAAGTGAAAGATCGAAGCAGCTAAACACGCATCAGCCCCGACTTCAAAAGCCTCTTTAAAGTGCTCCATCTTACCAGCGCCGCCACTTGCGATAGTTGGTATAGAAAGCGTGCTAAATACCTTTGTTAGCTCAAGGTTAAAACCCTGTTTGACACCGTCGTTATCCATGGACGTTAGCAATATCTCCCCTGCTCCACGCGACTCGACCTCTTTCGCCCAAGAAAAGGCATCTTTTTTGGTATCGATCCTGCCACCATTTATAAAAACACTATAACCATTTTCGATCTTCTTC
This is a stretch of genomic DNA from Campylobacter concisus. It encodes these proteins:
- the rlmN gene encoding 23S rRNA (adenine(2503)-C(2))-methyltransferase RlmN, which encodes MINLLDLSIDELKELVSPSFRATQIYEWIYKKNATDFSQMLNLPKDMRQDLAEKFYIDPLKCVKFEQSSDGSIKYLFELKDGLKIESVLLPMKEEISDENGKVSRHARYTVCVSSQVGCKMGCAFCLTAKGGLVRNLTAGEIVGQILWIKRENKIPYERRINVVYMGMGEPLDNLTNVSKAIKILALNEGLAISPRRQTVSTSGLGSQIKKLGEMDLGVLLAISLHAVTNELRSRLMPINKAYNIEAVMDAVRGFPIDMRKRVMFEYLVIKDLNDSVSDAKKLVKLLHGIKAKVNLIYFNPHEGSEFGRPELTSMLKFQEYLRDHGVTCTIRQSKGLDISAACGQLKQRNENPKFRINVSDKNVAKIEEKPTNDKTNVSKK
- a CDS encoding purine-nucleoside phosphorylase — protein: MLVISAGKNEIFDFALPMGVGLVDMAINLTNFLQKRACIGAEEKGINLKNIDPHYLAKIEAKFANSSNPELQNLSQNLSKNPERNLYQMPEKIVFVGSAGLYKDGEILQIYESSVGANIEISSVENRSYSPIEYEISSIVSRGTIKTNSSNFITTDKNLAHKMFEKGYFLENMEFFSVLKAAQIFKIPAYGIFIATNFCNKNAHTDFIKNHAEAKKILTKYIKENM